The genomic window GATTGCCGCGGATTCCAGCTCGCGGTAGGCGCGGGCCACCGTATTGGCCGCCACCCCCAGCTGGCCCGCCAGGTCGCGGACCGTGGGCAGGCGGCTGCCGGGCGGGAGCGCGCCGGCGCGGACTCCGTCGATCACCTGGGTCCGCAATTGGTCGAACAACGGCTTGCCCGCCTTCGTGTCGACCCGTAGCCAATCCCGCAGCTCCACGTGTCCAGTATCACCCAGTCGCCGCCGCGCCCGACTATGTTTGTTGAATGCGGGTGGCGGTACTCAGCGGTGCGGGGATTTCCGCGGAAAGCGGCGTGCCGACATTCCGCGACGACAAGAGCGGGTTGTGGGCCTGCTTCGACCCCTACGAGCTGTCCAGCACGCAGGGCTGGCACGACAATCCCGAACGGGTGTGGGGATGGTATTTGTGGCGCCACTACCTGGTGTCCACGGTCGAACCCAACGACGGGCACCGTGCGATCGCCGCATGGCAGGACGCCGCCGAGGTCAGCGTCATCACCCAGAATGTCGACGACCTGCACGAGCGCGCTGGCAGCGCGCCGGTGCATCACCTGCACGGCAGCCTCTTCGAATTCCGTTGTGCCAGTTGCGGTCTAGCCTATACCGAGCCCCTGCCGCCGATGCCCGAACCCGCCCTTGAAGTCGAACCGCCGCTGTGTCCGCGATGCGGCGGACTGATCCGGCCCGACATCGTCTGGTTCGGTGAGCCGTTGCCCGACGG from Mycobacterium shigaense includes these protein-coding regions:
- a CDS encoding GntR family transcriptional regulator, with amino-acid sequence MELRDWLRVDTKAGKPLFDQLRTQVIDGVRAGALPPGSRLPTVRDLAGQLGVAANTVARAYRELESAAIVETRGRFGTFISRFDPTDAAMAAAAKEYVEVARALGLTKSDAMRYLTNVPDE
- a CDS encoding NAD-dependent deacylase, which gives rise to MRVAVLSGAGISAESGVPTFRDDKSGLWACFDPYELSSTQGWHDNPERVWGWYLWRHYLVSTVEPNDGHRAIAAWQDAAEVSVITQNVDDLHERAGSAPVHHLHGSLFEFRCASCGLAYTEPLPPMPEPALEVEPPLCPRCGGLIRPDIVWFGEPLPDGPWQRAVEATRIADVMVVVGTSAIVYPAAGLPDLALANGTAVIEVNPEPTPLSASATLSIRESASQALPGLLQRLGSLLK